A stretch of Gymnodinialimonas phycosphaerae DNA encodes these proteins:
- a CDS encoding GNAT family N-acetyltransferase: protein MGETQAEAIVDGETQISIDVLTSLSQIAAEDWDACACPEDGRPRDPFTTYRFLEALEQSGSVGRGSGWQPRYLVARMDDQVIACAPMYAKGHSQGEYIFDHNWAHAYENAGGDYYPKLQIAAPFTPATGRRFLTRPGHDVTGISALIQGAVQIASENDLSSLHVTFCTEDEAIAGERIGLMRRWSQQFHWVNDGYADFDGFVATLSSRKRKNIRKERARAQAFGGEIVSLSGADIKAEHWDAFWHFYQDTGARKWGTPYLTRAFFDIAHDTMADDMLLCLAIRDGRPVAGALNFIGADALFGRYWGCVEDHPCLHFELCYYQAIDYAIAHGLARVEAGAQGAHKLARGYLPVATHSLHWVRDAGFAEAIARYLEAEKAAVDEEIEVLTGYGPFKRATVEEQE from the coding sequence ATGGGGGAAACCCAAGCGGAGGCGATTGTGGACGGCGAGACACAGATCAGCATCGATGTCCTGACCTCCCTGTCGCAGATCGCGGCAGAGGATTGGGACGCCTGCGCCTGCCCCGAAGACGGCCGCCCCCGTGATCCGTTCACGACGTATCGTTTCCTGGAGGCGCTGGAGCAATCGGGCAGCGTCGGGCGGGGCAGCGGCTGGCAGCCCCGCTATCTGGTGGCACGGATGGACGATCAGGTGATCGCCTGCGCGCCGATGTACGCCAAGGGCCACAGTCAGGGCGAATACATCTTCGACCACAATTGGGCCCACGCTTATGAAAACGCGGGCGGCGACTATTATCCCAAGCTGCAAATCGCGGCCCCCTTTACGCCTGCCACCGGGCGACGGTTCCTGACCCGTCCCGGCCATGATGTCACCGGGATATCCGCGTTGATCCAGGGGGCGGTGCAGATCGCGTCGGAAAACGATCTGTCATCGCTTCATGTCACCTTCTGCACCGAGGATGAGGCGATTGCCGGCGAACGCATCGGGTTGATGCGTCGCTGGTCGCAGCAGTTCCATTGGGTGAACGACGGCTATGCGGATTTCGACGGGTTCGTTGCCACGCTTTCCAGTCGCAAGCGCAAGAACATCCGCAAGGAGCGCGCGCGCGCGCAGGCCTTCGGCGGAGAGATCGTCAGCCTTAGCGGGGCCGACATCAAGGCTGAGCATTGGGATGCCTTCTGGCACTTCTACCAGGACACCGGCGCACGGAAGTGGGGCACGCCCTACCTGACGCGTGCGTTCTTCGATATCGCCCATGACACCATGGCCGATGACATGCTGCTGTGTCTTGCCATTCGCGATGGCAGGCCGGTCGCGGGGGCGCTGAACTTCATCGGGGCGGATGCGCTTTTCGGGCGCTACTGGGGCTGCGTGGAAGACCACCCCTGCCTGCATTTCGAGCTGTGCTATTATCAGGCCATCGACTACGCGATTGCCCATGGCCTGGCCCGCGTGGAGGCGGGCGCGCAAGGCGCCCACAAGCTGGCGCGGGGGTATTTGCCTGTCGCCACGCATTCCCTCCACTGGGTGCGGGACGCGGGCTTTGCCGAGGCCATCGCCCGTTATCTGGAGGCCGAGAAGGCCGCCGTGGATGAAGAAATCGAGGTGCTGACAGGCTATGGCCCGTTCAAGCGCGCGACAGTGGAGGAGCAGGAGTAA